A single region of the Bacteroidota bacterium genome encodes:
- a CDS encoding DUF5752 family protein produces MSADISPFVFSTKFDQTILLGRKAASAEELLEGIREVPGSSIYFHTHKFLQQHHYLSPEPPNDFAYWISNVLNEQALGEILSSVDIVQFKQISDLRAAFIRILEDRMKQPGRTAEAPPGEEFYFMGSRTFVVATPHRAASLREFVEGLKAVSIHSLYYHVFDARLRLEREENDFSLWFRKLGKETLADEMLRLDPYTHTLEGLRNRIIILVKRHDKD; encoded by the coding sequence ATGTCCGCCGATATTTCGCCCTTCGTCTTCAGCACGAAATTCGACCAGACCATTCTTCTCGGCAGGAAAGCCGCGAGCGCGGAAGAGCTACTGGAGGGGATCCGCGAAGTGCCCGGCTCCTCCATCTATTTCCACACCCACAAATTCCTTCAGCAACACCACTACCTCTCGCCCGAACCCCCCAACGATTTCGCGTATTGGATCTCGAATGTGCTGAACGAGCAGGCTCTCGGGGAAATACTCTCGAGCGTCGATATCGTTCAGTTCAAACAGATATCAGACCTCCGGGCGGCATTCATCCGGATCCTGGAGGATCGGATGAAGCAACCGGGCCGCACCGCCGAGGCGCCGCCCGGCGAGGAATTCTATTTCATGGGTTCGAGGACGTTTGTGGTCGCCACCCCCCACCGCGCGGCGTCGCTCAGGGAATTCGTGGAGGGCCTTAAAGCCGTGAGCATCCATTCCCTTTACTACCATGTCTTCGACGCGCGCCTGAGGCTCGAGAGGGAGGAAAACGACTTTTCCCTCTGGTTCAGAAAGCTCGGCAAGGAAACGCTTGCCGATGAAATGCTGAGGCTCGACCCCTATACGCACACGTTGGAGGGATTGCGGAACCGAATCATCATACTGGTCAAGCGCCATGATAAAGATTGA
- a CDS encoding lipid-binding SYLF domain-containing protein has product MKRSICFLAVSIICFLALNGCSTAPTSAEGRSAIQDESAAVLATAQTNDPTFTKVLNDAYGYAVFPSIGKGAIGVGGAYGKGVLYGKGTARGYCAMTQASIGLSLGGQKYAEIIAFTTKEAFDNFKTGNFAFDAQVTVVALKSGASANAKYTNGVAVFTLDEAGLMYEASVGGQKFSYQAMSPR; this is encoded by the coding sequence ATGAAAAGATCAATTTGTTTCCTCGCGGTGTCGATCATATGCTTCCTGGCGCTCAACGGCTGCTCGACTGCCCCCACGTCCGCTGAAGGAAGGTCCGCCATTCAGGATGAATCCGCCGCGGTTCTGGCCACGGCCCAAACTAATGACCCGACTTTTACCAAGGTCTTAAACGACGCCTATGGATATGCTGTGTTCCCATCGATCGGCAAGGGCGCCATCGGAGTCGGCGGGGCATATGGGAAGGGCGTTCTCTATGGGAAGGGCACAGCCAGAGGATATTGCGCGATGACGCAGGCTTCGATCGGCTTGTCGCTCGGCGGCCAGAAATATGCGGAGATTATCGCCTTCACAACCAAGGAAGCCTTCGACAACTTCAAGACCGGTAATTTTGCCTTTGACGCCCAGGTCACGGTTGTGGCGCTCAAATCGGGTGCCAGCGCCAACGCCAAATATACCAACGGCGTAGCCGTGTTCACTCTCGACGAAGCCGGCCTGATGTACGAAGCCTCGGTCGGCGGGCAGAAGTTCAGCTACCAGGCCATGTCGCCCCGGTGA
- the kdsA gene encoding 3-deoxy-8-phosphooctulonate synthase, whose translation MVRIDKIKIGGGNPVVLIAGPCIIEGREMTLRIAARIQQIARKLRTPFIFKASYKKANRTSGTSFTGLEMEKALSILAEVKREFGVPVLTDIHSAAEASAAGEVADVIQIPAFLCRQTEILRAAGRTGKTVNIKKGQFMAPEDMRHQARKVASTGNKRILLTERGVTFGYHNLVVDMRSLSIMRESGYPVILDATHSVQLPANGTITGGQPQFIFPLARAGAAVGIDGLFVETHPNPARALSDAASQLKLDRLEDLLRQVVALDRIVKEKFAV comes from the coding sequence ATGGTACGAATCGATAAGATCAAAATCGGCGGAGGGAACCCGGTTGTCCTTATCGCCGGGCCGTGCATCATCGAGGGGCGCGAGATGACCTTGAGAATTGCCGCACGCATCCAGCAAATAGCCCGCAAACTACGCACTCCTTTTATCTTCAAGGCTTCCTACAAGAAAGCGAACCGCACGAGCGGGACCTCCTTCACCGGCCTGGAAATGGAAAAGGCGCTTTCGATTCTCGCGGAAGTAAAGAGAGAGTTTGGAGTGCCGGTCCTCACCGACATTCACTCTGCCGCCGAAGCATCCGCCGCCGGAGAGGTGGCGGACGTGATCCAGATCCCCGCATTTCTCTGCCGCCAGACGGAGATTCTCCGCGCGGCGGGGCGTACGGGGAAAACCGTGAACATCAAAAAGGGGCAGTTCATGGCGCCGGAAGATATGCGTCACCAGGCGCGCAAAGTCGCTTCAACCGGAAACAAACGCATACTTCTGACCGAGAGGGGTGTCACGTTCGGTTATCACAATCTGGTTGTCGATATGCGCTCGCTGAGCATCATGCGGGAGTCCGGATACCCCGTGATCCTGGACGCGACGCATTCGGTCCAGCTGCCCGCGAACGGCACGATCACGGGCGGCCAGCCCCAATTCATCTTCCCGCTCGCCCGGGCTGGAGCGGCTGTGGGGATCGACGGACTTTTCGTCGAAACCCACCCAAACCCTGCGCGCGCGCTTTCCGACGCGGCCAGCCAGTTGAAATTGGACCGCCTCGAAGACCTGCTCCGGCAGGTGGTGGCTCTCGACCGGATAGTCAAGGAGAAGTTTGCGGTCTAA
- a CDS encoding glycosyltransferase: MIKIEDYAPIVGAGDLEELRLLAQKMDGRSIQTINSTAVGGGVAEILTRMVPLLNQLGVKTRWDVIKGDERFFAITKGIHNALHGAPIDLSADDMSYFQEINDNNAKQMDLSGDFVFVHDPQPIGLIKHRKNHLDHWVWRGHVDFSKPHPSVWNFLAEYVNLYETAVFSAPSFARELAIRQVLIAPSIDPLADKNKELPEETVDEVFRRFKIDRSRPIVTQISRFDYLKDPVGVIKAYKKVKKYANLQLVLAGGGATDDPEGPRIMEEVQNEAASDKDIFILFLPPASDIEINALQRGSTVVLQKSLKEGFGLTVSEALWKSKPVIASSVGGIPLQIAHKYSGILTHSIDGTAYWIKQLLNEPHYAKSLGKNGREHIKNNFLITRHIKDYLLVFLSLLHEGDLVYL, from the coding sequence ATGATAAAGATTGAAGACTACGCCCCCATCGTCGGAGCGGGCGATCTGGAGGAACTTCGCCTGCTCGCCCAAAAAATGGATGGGAGATCAATCCAGACCATCAACTCGACGGCTGTCGGCGGGGGCGTCGCCGAAATCCTCACGCGGATGGTCCCGCTTCTCAACCAGCTGGGCGTGAAGACCCGATGGGACGTGATCAAGGGGGACGAGAGGTTCTTCGCGATTACGAAAGGGATCCATAACGCTCTTCACGGAGCCCCGATCGACCTCTCGGCCGACGATATGAGCTACTTTCAGGAAATCAACGACAACAACGCCAAGCAGATGGACCTGTCGGGAGACTTCGTGTTCGTGCACGACCCCCAGCCGATCGGCCTCATCAAGCATCGCAAAAACCACCTCGACCACTGGGTCTGGAGGGGCCATGTCGATTTCTCGAAGCCGCATCCCTCCGTGTGGAACTTCCTCGCGGAGTACGTCAATCTCTATGAGACGGCGGTATTCTCGGCTCCCTCGTTTGCCAGGGAACTCGCGATCCGCCAGGTGTTGATCGCCCCCTCCATCGATCCGCTGGCAGACAAGAACAAGGAACTTCCGGAGGAAACCGTCGACGAGGTGTTCCGGAGATTCAAGATCGACCGTTCCAGGCCGATCGTCACGCAGATCTCGAGGTTCGACTATCTGAAAGATCCCGTCGGGGTTATCAAGGCGTACAAGAAAGTGAAGAAGTATGCCAATCTGCAACTCGTCCTCGCCGGGGGCGGCGCGACCGACGATCCGGAGGGGCCGAGGATCATGGAGGAGGTGCAAAACGAAGCGGCATCCGACAAGGACATCTTCATTCTCTTCCTCCCTCCGGCGAGCGATATCGAGATCAACGCGCTTCAGCGCGGCTCGACCGTCGTCTTGCAAAAGTCGCTGAAGGAAGGGTTCGGCCTGACGGTTTCTGAAGCCCTCTGGAAGTCAAAACCCGTGATCGCATCCTCCGTGGGGGGAATTCCACTTCAGATCGCGCACAAGTATTCCGGGATCCTGACCCACAGCATCGACGGGACCGCGTATTGGATTAAGCAGCTCCTCAACGAGCCGCACTACGCCAAATCGCTCGGGAAAAACGGCCGCGAGCATATCAAGAACAATTTTCTGATCACCCGGCACATCAAGGATTATCTGCTCGTCTTTCTCTCCCTCCTCCACGAAGGCGACCTTGTCTATCTCTGA
- a CDS encoding bifunctional alpha,alpha-trehalose-phosphate synthase (UDP-forming)/trehalose-phosphatase: MIIVSNRLPFTITHERGELKFSESVGGLATGLRTFLSSLQNSQTGIEEYVWVGWPGSTIEEELREGVRSKALAEHRCLPVFFSEQDFENFYQGFCNKTIWPLFHYFPGIVQYVPEYWEQYRKVNEAFCAALTGLIQPGDIVWIHDYHLLLLPGLLRAHFPDVPIGFFLHIPFPTFELFRLLPGAWRRELLEGMLGANQIGFHTYDYMQDFLRCTLRILGTENNMGEIVLSDRLVRVGSYPMGIDYQRFESAASSPEVAHEREELLKSLGGSRIILSVDRLDYSKGILNRLQGFETLLEQHEEWRGNVTLLVIVVPSRIGVGDYELMKKQIEEVVGRINGRFGGVSWTPIIYQFRSLPFTSLVSIYTVSHIALVTPLRDGMNLIAKEYIASRPDKTGVLILSEMAGAAKELGEAVLVNPNIREEIVQALKEALEMPLDEQVRRNQIMQSRLQRYTVGRWAKDIIQELTGIRRREETLFSNQITAPGRAEIVRKYGRASRRLLFLDYDGTLVGFTRRPVLARPGDEVLAILRKLGEDPRNEVVIVSGRRKSDLQDFLGSLPVGLVAEHGAWMRELGGEWTMLKTLTSDWKPKIIPILEAYSDRFPGSTVEEKDYSLVWHYRGTDPEQGKLTAMELMDDLHRFTANIDLQVLQGKKIIEVRNSGINKGLAALHWFSKGSFEFIMAIGDDSTDEDLFAAMPPDAVSIRVGIGRTQARSSLRTPKDVVNLLGQLAKEQIT; the protein is encoded by the coding sequence ATGATCATTGTTTCGAACAGGCTTCCCTTTACGATCACACACGAGCGGGGCGAGCTGAAATTCAGCGAAAGCGTGGGAGGCCTCGCCACGGGACTCCGGACGTTTCTTTCCTCGCTTCAGAATTCCCAGACCGGGATCGAAGAGTATGTCTGGGTCGGATGGCCGGGAAGCACGATCGAAGAGGAGCTCAGGGAGGGGGTCCGGTCGAAAGCGCTTGCGGAACACCGCTGTCTGCCGGTCTTCTTCTCCGAACAGGATTTCGAGAACTTTTACCAGGGTTTCTGCAACAAGACAATCTGGCCTCTCTTCCATTACTTCCCGGGAATCGTTCAGTATGTCCCGGAATACTGGGAACAATACCGGAAGGTGAACGAGGCGTTTTGCGCAGCACTCACCGGACTAATCCAACCCGGCGATATCGTCTGGATCCACGATTACCACCTTCTGCTCCTCCCCGGGCTGCTGCGGGCCCACTTCCCCGACGTCCCGATCGGATTCTTTCTCCATATCCCCTTTCCGACCTTTGAACTCTTCCGGCTGCTGCCCGGTGCCTGGCGCCGGGAGCTCCTCGAAGGAATGCTCGGGGCAAACCAGATCGGTTTTCACACCTACGACTACATGCAGGACTTTCTCCGGTGCACGCTCCGGATCCTCGGGACCGAAAACAACATGGGGGAGATCGTCCTGAGCGACCGTCTGGTCAGGGTCGGGTCGTATCCCATGGGAATCGATTATCAGCGGTTTGAGAGCGCCGCGTCAAGCCCCGAGGTCGCGCACGAGCGGGAAGAACTGCTCAAGTCGCTCGGCGGATCGCGGATCATCCTCTCGGTGGACCGCCTCGATTATTCCAAGGGGATCCTGAACCGCCTTCAGGGATTCGAGACCCTTCTGGAACAGCACGAGGAATGGAGAGGGAATGTGACGCTCCTCGTGATCGTGGTCCCCTCCCGGATCGGAGTCGGAGACTACGAACTGATGAAGAAGCAGATCGAGGAAGTCGTCGGAAGAATCAACGGCAGGTTCGGCGGGGTGTCGTGGACACCGATCATCTATCAATTCAGGTCGCTGCCGTTCACTTCGCTTGTCTCGATTTACACCGTGAGCCATATTGCGCTCGTGACCCCCCTGCGCGACGGCATGAACCTCATCGCGAAGGAATACATCGCAAGCCGGCCCGATAAAACCGGAGTCCTGATCCTGAGTGAAATGGCCGGAGCGGCAAAGGAGCTGGGCGAAGCCGTCCTCGTCAATCCGAATATCCGGGAGGAAATCGTGCAGGCACTGAAGGAGGCGCTGGAGATGCCTCTGGATGAGCAGGTCCGGAGAAACCAGATCATGCAAAGCCGGCTCCAGCGGTATACGGTGGGGCGATGGGCGAAGGACATCATCCAGGAGCTGACGGGTATCCGAAGGCGCGAAGAGACGCTCTTTTCCAACCAGATCACCGCGCCCGGGCGGGCGGAGATCGTCCGGAAGTACGGACGGGCTTCCCGGCGTCTGCTCTTCCTTGACTATGACGGGACGCTGGTCGGCTTTACCAGGCGCCCGGTACTCGCGCGCCCCGGCGACGAAGTCCTTGCGATCCTGAGAAAGCTCGGCGAAGATCCCCGAAACGAAGTGGTCATCGTCAGCGGGCGTAGAAAATCCGACCTCCAGGATTTTCTCGGCTCACTGCCCGTCGGTCTGGTCGCCGAACATGGCGCGTGGATGAGGGAACTGGGGGGCGAATGGACCATGCTGAAAACTCTCACCAGCGACTGGAAACCAAAGATCATACCGATCCTCGAGGCCTACTCGGACAGGTTTCCGGGATCGACCGTGGAGGAGAAGGATTATTCGCTCGTCTGGCACTACCGGGGTACCGACCCCGAGCAGGGGAAGCTCACGGCGATGGAACTGATGGACGATCTGCACAGGTTCACGGCGAACATCGACCTCCAGGTCCTTCAGGGAAAGAAGATTATCGAGGTCCGGAACAGCGGGATCAACAAAGGGCTGGCGGCACTCCACTGGTTCTCGAAAGGGTCGTTTGAATTCATCATGGCGATCGGAGACGACTCCACGGACGAGGACCTCTTCGCCGCGATGCCCCCTGACGCCGTATCGATCCGCGTGGGAATCGGCCGCACACAGGCCCGCTCGAGCCTCCGCACCCCGAAGGACGTTGTCAATCTGCTTGGGCAGTTAGCCAAAGAACAAATAACATAA
- a CDS encoding HAD hydrolase family protein: MRSKNGPAADILKKCRGIRMVAMDVDGVLTDGRIIYSADGIEYKLFDAHDGYGIDRGAGKGLKFAVVSARSSKATAKRARELGVLEIHQGVSEKMAVIRRLLKRYGLRNEELCYIGDDELDRPALEAAGLSAAPADAMPEIRSLVDYVAKSGGGRGAVREVVDMILRAKKLI, encoded by the coding sequence TTGCGGTCTAAAAACGGGCCGGCGGCCGACATACTGAAGAAGTGCAGGGGGATCAGGATGGTTGCCATGGATGTCGATGGAGTCCTCACCGACGGGCGCATCATCTACTCCGCGGACGGGATCGAATACAAATTATTCGATGCGCACGACGGCTACGGGATCGACAGGGGGGCGGGGAAGGGGCTGAAATTCGCCGTCGTTTCGGCGAGATCTTCGAAGGCCACGGCGAAGAGGGCGCGCGAACTGGGGGTGCTGGAAATCCACCAGGGGGTGAGTGAAAAGATGGCCGTCATCCGCCGGCTCCTCAAGAGATACGGTCTCAGGAACGAGGAACTCTGTTATATCGGGGACGATGAACTGGACCGTCCCGCCCTGGAGGCGGCCGGACTAAGCGCGGCGCCTGCCGATGCGATGCCGGAGATCCGGAGCCTTGTCGACTATGTTGCGAAGTCGGGAGGAGGGCGCGGAGCCGTTCGGGAAGTGGTGGATATGATCCTGCGGGCGAAAAAGTTGATTTAG
- a CDS encoding RDD family protein, which translates to MEQMIVQPPPLHPEIAEYAGFWKRFVAYLIDKFIFSVLSLILVLPFVFIIGVGAFTAGEHSYEDNGSESFAPLMMAFIGAWFMLILLLVVSEWLYFSLMESKKGATLGKMAMNIRVTDLQGNPISFGRATGRYFGKILSGLILCVGYLMAGWTQQKQALHDILAGSLVVVKR; encoded by the coding sequence ATGGAACAGATGATCGTCCAACCGCCGCCCCTCCACCCGGAGATTGCGGAGTACGCCGGGTTCTGGAAACGGTTTGTGGCGTACCTGATCGACAAGTTTATCTTCTCGGTTCTGAGCCTGATCCTGGTCCTCCCGTTCGTCTTCATTATCGGCGTTGGGGCATTCACCGCGGGGGAACATTCCTACGAGGATAATGGCTCCGAGTCCTTCGCGCCGCTCATGATGGCATTTATCGGCGCATGGTTCATGCTGATCCTCCTCCTCGTCGTTTCGGAATGGCTCTATTTCTCCCTGATGGAATCAAAAAAGGGCGCCACACTGGGGAAGATGGCGATGAACATCCGGGTGACCGATTTGCAGGGAAATCCCATTTCATTCGGGCGGGCGACAGGGAGGTATTTCGGTAAAATACTCTCAGGTTTGATTCTCTGCGTCGGGTATCTGATGGCCGGTTGGACCCAGCAAAAGCAGGCTCTTCACGACATTCTTGCCGGGAGCCTGGTTGTCGTCAAGCGTTGA
- a CDS encoding YSC84-related protein, translated as MKSSSGFLAVLAICLSALTGCATAPTSSEGRSEIQNESASVLAKAQSNDQTLTRVLNDARGYAVFPSIGKGAIGIGGAYGRGVLYENGTAIGYCDMKQASIGLQLGGQKYAEIIAFTTKEAIDNFKTGNFAFDAQATAVALKSGAGANAKYSSGVAVFTMDEAGLMYEASVGGQKFSYQAK; from the coding sequence ATGAAGAGCTCATCAGGTTTCCTCGCCGTGCTTGCCATCTGCCTGTCGGCATTGACGGGCTGCGCGACCGCACCCACATCATCAGAGGGAAGGTCAGAGATCCAGAATGAATCCGCCTCGGTCCTTGCGAAGGCTCAATCCAATGACCAGACCCTCACCAGGGTCTTGAACGATGCTCGTGGGTATGCGGTGTTCCCCTCGATCGGCAAGGGCGCCATAGGGATCGGCGGGGCGTATGGAAGAGGGGTTCTCTATGAAAACGGCACTGCCATAGGATACTGCGATATGAAACAGGCTTCGATCGGGTTGCAGCTCGGCGGGCAGAAGTATGCGGAGATTATTGCGTTCACGACAAAGGAAGCGATCGACAACTTCAAGACCGGTAATTTTGCCTTCGACGCTCAAGCAACGGCTGTGGCGCTCAAATCGGGCGCCGGCGCCAACGCTAAGTATTCGAGCGGCGTGGCCGTCTTCACCATGGACGAAGCCGGCCTGATGTACGAGGCCTCAGTCGGCGGGCAGAAGTTCAGCTACCAGGCCAAGTGA
- the ispE gene encoding 4-(cytidine 5'-diphospho)-2-C-methyl-D-erythritol kinase yields the protein MLKLRAYAKINLGLRILGERDDGYHDLETVFHRIDLFDELELEPSDGISMQCVPEGLPTDERNLCVRAALLLRECLRGEDGVKILLRKNIPAGAGLGGGSSDAAATLLGLVRLWRADIPFRQILGLALKLGSDVPYFLREGSACATGRGEILEYIHLEVPYWIVVVYPGIPVSTAWAYKHLKSASVPAAPAGVVPRASLGDAVRRDMHELRNLNGHLKNDFEPLVFGAHERVERARRALHEAGAGAVHLSGSGSALYGLFTGEEEARAAAAILERDSFVSVTPAHFEPSFQPVEL from the coding sequence ATGCTGAAACTCAGGGCCTATGCGAAGATCAACCTTGGCCTTCGCATCCTCGGTGAGAGGGATGACGGATACCACGATCTCGAAACCGTGTTCCACCGGATCGACCTGTTCGACGAACTGGAGCTCGAGCCCTCGGACGGGATCTCGATGCAATGCGTGCCGGAGGGATTACCCACCGATGAGAGGAACCTGTGCGTTCGGGCGGCCCTCCTTCTTCGGGAATGCCTCCGGGGGGAAGATGGAGTGAAGATACTCCTGCGTAAGAATATTCCCGCCGGTGCAGGACTGGGAGGAGGAAGCTCCGACGCGGCGGCGACGCTCCTCGGTCTGGTCCGTCTCTGGCGCGCAGACATTCCGTTCCGGCAAATCCTCGGTCTCGCGCTGAAGCTTGGTTCGGATGTTCCCTACTTCTTGAGGGAGGGGTCCGCCTGCGCGACGGGACGCGGAGAGATCCTGGAGTATATTCACCTTGAAGTACCCTACTGGATCGTCGTCGTCTACCCGGGCATTCCGGTCTCGACAGCCTGGGCATACAAGCATCTCAAGTCCGCCTCCGTGCCCGCTGCGCCGGCGGGAGTGGTTCCTCGCGCCTCTCTCGGTGATGCGGTGCGGCGCGATATGCATGAGTTGCGAAATTTGAACGGTCATTTGAAGAACGATTTTGAACCCCTTGTGTTCGGAGCTCATGAACGTGTCGAACGGGCCAGGCGTGCGCTCCATGAGGCCGGTGCGGGTGCCGTACACTTGTCCGGGAGCGGCTCCGCGCTCTACGGACTTTTCACAGGTGAAGAAGAGGCGCGGGCCGCCGCCGCCATACTGGAACGCGATTCCTTCGTTTCGGTTACCCCGGCGCACTTCGAGCCCAGCTTTCAGCCGGTCGAGCTGTGA
- a CDS encoding TonB-dependent receptor, with protein sequence MNLRPGAALPLLILLPCIFCTPPAASQSVRSDTTRADTVRTDTSAAERGRAERATALRPDSLVKPLISIPYLGSVDRSIEPAQVIDDSERNFMEYEHLADLLSMTPGVFTFGLGTPGEYQGLTMQGVGARGIAILSDGILLNEPYSGTHDLNLYPLEDADRVEIIPDTRSFLYGFNAAGGAINIVNRSRRAVHPFSHIRYSDDGYGYSLLDGMISEDIIRGLNTTAGVNHTTTGGRFPNSDYDAWSGRLRLRYDLTSGLNFFGSGMYDQSRLDLNGGLDASTLNEIPAEGFQASVRNTDSYEKRTRSELRLGFALNPPSDSNAIHTLTLYYSNNLREFRDEENRPGANGTFLQQNQESRWYGMRASGHRIIGNSMLDFGGEIQHRRVRAGPPGDGGSFTNGEELASSRYDFFGKAGFRFPGAVTASAYGRFDHADDQERFAAGADGAISFPGSIELFGGVSRSFRFPTIQEIEGTPPVLAALPGNDAEEHRLVEAGIRLNPSGGSKLELKAFHRTIEDVVTIVPQLLPLPATPYAFSRSGTLVLRGVDGSGALRLGSFFVEGVVQYLNTPGTENGTAGFPLWTGSGGIYFWDTLFGGHLNLKVGVRGSFFSAYEGRGFDDLAMTDVPTGAPFPIDPSGKGDFFLIAHLGNAYVHFVWENLTNRQYIMRVFYPMPDRSIRFGVSWDFMN encoded by the coding sequence ATGAATCTCCGCCCCGGCGCGGCGTTACCGCTTCTCATACTCCTCCCTTGCATCTTCTGTACGCCCCCGGCAGCCTCGCAATCAGTCCGTTCCGACACGACCCGGGCCGATACGGTCAGGACCGATACCTCCGCCGCTGAGAGAGGCAGAGCGGAGCGGGCAACCGCGCTCCGGCCCGACTCCCTCGTAAAGCCGCTGATTTCAATTCCCTACCTGGGGTCCGTCGACCGGTCGATCGAGCCGGCTCAGGTGATCGATGATTCAGAGCGCAACTTCATGGAGTATGAACATCTGGCCGATCTTCTTTCGATGACACCGGGTGTCTTCACGTTCGGGCTCGGAACCCCGGGAGAGTATCAGGGTCTCACCATGCAGGGAGTCGGGGCCCGCGGGATCGCGATCCTTTCGGATGGAATCCTGCTCAACGAACCTTATTCCGGCACTCATGACCTGAACCTCTACCCGCTCGAAGATGCCGACCGGGTGGAGATCATCCCCGATACCCGGTCTTTTCTCTATGGATTCAATGCAGCCGGGGGCGCGATCAACATCGTAAACAGGAGCCGGCGGGCCGTTCATCCGTTCTCCCATATCCGGTACAGCGATGACGGATACGGTTACAGCCTCCTCGACGGAATGATCAGCGAGGACATCATACGCGGGCTCAACACGACCGCGGGAGTGAACCACACGACGACCGGGGGAAGATTTCCGAACAGCGACTATGACGCATGGAGCGGGCGGCTGAGGCTCCGGTACGACCTGACCAGCGGTCTAAACTTCTTCGGCTCCGGGATGTACGACCAATCGCGCCTCGATCTGAACGGAGGACTCGACGCCTCGACGCTCAACGAAATTCCGGCCGAGGGCTTTCAGGCGAGCGTGCGTAACACCGACTCCTACGAGAAGCGGACACGGAGCGAGCTCCGGCTCGGGTTCGCGCTCAATCCTCCCTCTGATTCCAATGCGATTCATACGCTGACCCTCTACTATTCGAACAACCTCCGGGAATTCCGCGACGAGGAGAACCGGCCTGGCGCGAACGGGACCTTTCTCCAGCAGAATCAGGAGTCCCGCTGGTATGGCATGCGGGCGTCCGGGCACCGCATAATCGGGAATTCGATGCTCGACTTCGGGGGGGAAATTCAACACCGCCGGGTCCGCGCGGGACCGCCCGGAGACGGGGGTTCGTTTACGAACGGAGAGGAACTCGCCTCCAGCCGGTATGATTTCTTCGGGAAAGCCGGGTTCCGTTTTCCGGGCGCTGTAACGGCTTCGGCGTACGGCCGGTTCGACCACGCCGATGACCAGGAGCGTTTTGCCGCAGGGGCCGACGGAGCGATCTCGTTCCCAGGCTCGATCGAACTCTTCGGAGGCGTTTCACGGTCCTTTCGTTTCCCGACCATCCAGGAGATCGAGGGGACACCTCCCGTTCTGGCGGCGCTCCCCGGGAATGACGCGGAAGAGCACCGGCTCGTCGAGGCGGGTATCCGTTTGAATCCCTCGGGCGGCTCCAAACTCGAACTGAAGGCGTTCCATCGAACAATTGAAGATGTGGTCACCATCGTCCCGCAACTCCTGCCCCTTCCGGCAACCCCGTATGCCTTCAGCCGCTCCGGCACGTTGGTTCTGAGGGGGGTCGACGGCTCCGGCGCGCTCCGTCTCGGGAGTTTTTTTGTGGAGGGAGTCGTTCAGTACCTCAACACACCGGGGACTGAAAATGGCACCGCAGGGTTTCCGCTTTGGACAGGATCGGGCGGGATCTATTTTTGGGATACGCTCTTCGGCGGCCATCTGAATCTGAAGGTCGGGGTGCGCGGCAGTTTCTTCAGCGCCTACGAAGGGAGAGGCTTCGACGATCTGGCGATGACGGACGTCCCCACCGGCGCGCCGTTTCCCATCGATCCATCCGGCAAGGGCGACTTCTTCCTCATCGCACACCTCGGCAACGCGTACGTTCATTTTGTCTGGGAAAACCTGACCAACCGGCAGTATATCATGCGGGTCTTTTACCCGATGCCCGATCGAAGCATCAGGTTCGGCGTGAGCTGGGATTTCATGAACTAG